In a single window of the Thiohalospira halophila DSM 15071 genome:
- the ssb gene encoding single-stranded DNA-binding protein, producing the protein MASRGVNKVILIGNLGADPEVRYTQNGSAVANLRLATSEQWRDKQTGENQERTEWHRVAMFGRLGEIAGEYLKKGSKVYIEGKLQTRKWQAQDGSDRYTTEVVANEMQMLDSRGGGGGDFGGGQQQGGFQGGQGQQQGGGAPQGQPAPQGGGGAFDDMDDDIPF; encoded by the coding sequence ATGGCATCACGTGGCGTGAACAAGGTCATCCTCATCGGCAACCTCGGCGCCGACCCGGAGGTCCGCTACACCCAGAACGGCTCCGCCGTCGCCAACCTGCGGCTGGCCACCTCCGAGCAGTGGCGCGACAAGCAGACCGGGGAGAACCAGGAGCGCACCGAGTGGCACCGGGTGGCCATGTTCGGCCGCCTCGGGGAGATCGCCGGGGAGTACCTGAAGAAGGGCTCCAAGGTCTACATCGAGGGCAAGCTCCAGACCCGCAAGTGGCAGGCCCAGGACGGCTCCGACCGCTACACCACCGAGGTGGTCGCCAACGAGATGCAGATGCTCGACAGCCGCGGCGGTGGCGGCGGCGACTTCGGCGGCGGCCAGCAGCAGGGCGGCTTCCAGGGCGGCCAGGGCCAGCAGCAGGGGGGCGGCGCGCCCCAGGGCCAGCCGGCCCCCCAGGGCGGCGGCGGCGCCTTCGACGACATGGACGACGATATCCCGTTCTAG